The following are encoded in a window of Dictyostelium discoideum AX4 chromosome 6 chromosome, whole genome shotgun sequence genomic DNA:
- the rasG gene encoding Ras GTPase — MTEYKLVIVGGGGVGKSALTIQLIQNHFIDEYDPTIEDSYRKQVTIDEETCLLDILDTAGQEEYSAMRDQYMRTGQGFLCVYSITSRSSFDEIASFREQILRVKDKDRVPMIVVGNKCDLESDRQVTTGEGQDLAKSFGSPFLETSAKIRVNVEEAFYSLVREIRKDLKGDSKPEKGKKKRPLKACTLL; from the exons atgacagAATACAAATTAGttattgttggtggtggtggtgtcgGTAAAAGTGCCTTAACCATTCAATTAATCCAA aaccATTTCATTGATGAATACGATCCAACTATCGAAGATTCATACAGAAAACAAGTTACCATTGATGAAGAAACTTGTTTATTAGATATTTTAGATACTGCTGGTCAAGAGGAATACTCTGCAATGAGAGACCAATATATGAGAACTGGTCAAGGTTTCCTTTGTGTCTACTCTATCACTTCAAGATCAtcatttgatgaaattgCATCATTCCGTGAACAAATTCTTAGAGTTAAGGATAAGGATAGAGTACCAATGATTGTCGTTGGTAACAAATGCGATTTGGAATCTGATCGTCAAGTCACAACTGGTGAAGGTCAAGATTTAGCAAAATCCTTCGGTAGTCCATTCCTTGAAACCTCTGCCAAGATTCGTGTCAACGTTGAGGAAGCTTTCTATTCACTCGTACGTGAAATCAGAAAAGACCTCAAGGGTGACTCTAAACCAGAAAAAGGCAAGAAGAAGAGACCATTAAAAGCTTGTACTCTTTTATAA
- the abcA3 gene encoding ABC transporter A family protein — MGEFKFQLVTLLKKNSLLKGKSKIKFIGEILAPMIVIGILFGLLYLSAIIQPDFSPRYASGFTEVVGRLKKLLVATNGPLVPYQQTIVNNLRKQIKLAHPDYTNEYIDQCFEIFQDFESMQGYFLDPENYRGVMGGLWFDENDYRYNAPKVLKYSISVDADYTNDNNIQISPRSDSQIYLRHYFTQIQTAVDQAIFMAQNVEIPMVVTGQRFPNPYIHLWQTWTDGRNMILKETGGIFITAAIFVGLFTTITNMVMEKESKILEAMKIMGLHSLPYYVSIAISSCYTIIPSTIIVIVVLKGSQLIWTTQWYILTIILILFSISLILLAFILSKFFNRSKFAGLVCFLIVLIMAGIGIAVNHINVSTTVKLIFCLLSPVAISLANYSMSMKDLELVKIVNPDWSIIVSENQVIGMLILDVVLYAALVWYIDNIISGEFGQSKPFYFFLTKSYWCKKNANENDLVDLSKAIESPLYLRKKDLDYNNSQDFELNEIHSSKATIQIRKLRKEFKTGDGKRVAVDDLSIDMYQDRIHCFLGPNGSGKSTTIGMLTGLITCTRGSALINGLDINQNIDLIRKNIGVVLQQDIIWDNLTVLEHLIFYAQLKGYSNLKEAKTEAKKMGIEVGLELKLHNKAGTLSGGQKRKLCLGIAFIGPNSNILFLDEVSSGLDPLSRSEVQDFIISKKKGKTIILSTHYMDEADLLGDTISIIAHGKLKCNGSPLFLKNRFGVGYLLTITKKSTEFNKDSVMEITNKYIKQAHILSDAGTELSIRLPMESLPMFSQYFKHLEDCKNQLLIDSYGISISTLEEVFLKIGQETLKSTPNFNDPAVKEALSTKSSGVKVGQQLKGLLIKRICTTKKDFKSFMFSIVVPLIILALGLVMYKNMRTIETFNDVTTPLTFSIDDYGDNIYVPWSISGQNQAIDLRIKNSIGKSNHSKLLPADELEDYLTLNYEGNPGAFAFGKTIIEDIEMLSFKVYYNRDYLHALPIYINFVDNLMLSNLGGVGIQTTSRPFQHIKSKFELATEKINFSAIIFFIILTLAAFALVVASHAGNIAQERAARIKRLLYISGLKKYVYWLSNLIWDYVLTFIMVIFLAVVVVIIDSKFRNQFPLFICALVLFVTAIIPLSYLFSYCWSSHGKATGFIFGIHFGIGLLMTVTCFILRIWVIKDDNDILQTITDIIDLVFFFFSPFYCFSKVMVIISNFPGTTRLGESYIANYWGIKFGLPPVCFLALHTLVWTIWIMVLDYYPELRGKYRKGRNEKSSPPPPSDEDSDVSHERSKVLSFETSNDPIIMRDFFKLYKGKGKAKDNLAVYNTSLSIPKGQTFGLLGLNGAGKSTTLGCLSGEVIPSGGEIFVNGFNIQTQRLDALRSVGFCHQYNSLIGLLSAREQIRLYCRIKGIEESKIQETVEAFIKMMDLGSIGNSNVAGYSGGNKRKVALSVAIVGNPSVCFLDEVSAGVDPVVARFMWNVITELKKDKVIILTTHSMLECSAVCDRLTIMKSGKMMCLGSIQHIKDKFGSGYSIDVKFKKEYLLSGINLFQKELPNAKLVDHHDLSASFELPNSLDSPIQLSKIFSIIERNLKPILNDYSVGQTSIDHIFLKLTNLNQQKIKNQQKESIENHIIDINNNNNNNNNNSYLKNHKKTTSNNSILTNNSTTKNFGSSNFLDLESDNTYLNNLKYLEDDDFNIEMPPYQNSLKKSF, encoded by the exons atgggagAATTCAAATTTCAACTAGttactttattaaaaaaaaactctttGCTAAAGggtaaatcaaaaataaaatttattgggGAGATATTGGCTCCAATGATTGTAATTGGCATTTTATTTGGATTACTTt atttatctgCTATAATTCAACCAGATTTTTCACCAAGATATGCTAGTGGTTTTACAGAGGTTGTTGGTAGGTTAAAGAAATTGTTGGTTGCAACTAATGGTCCTTTGGTTCCATATCAACAAactattgtaaataatttaaggAAACAAATTAAGCTGGCTCATCCCGATTATACAAACGAATatattg accAATGCTTTGAAATATTTCAAGATTTTGAATCAATGCAAGGTTATTTTCTTGATCCAG aaaattataGAGGAGTAATGGGAGGATTATGgtttgatgaaaatgattatcGTTATAATGCACCAAAAGTTTTAAAGTATAGTATTAGTGTTGATGCAGATTatacaaatgataataatatacaaATTTCTCCAAGATCAGATTCACAAATTTATCTTAGACATTATTTTACACAAATTCAAACAGCAGTTGATCAAGCAATTTTTATGGCACAAAATGTTGAAATACCAATGGTTGTAACTGGACAAAGATTTCCAAACCCTTATATACATTTATGGCAAACTTGGACCGATGGTAGaaatatgattttaaaagaaactGGTGGTATTTTTATAACTGCAGCTATATTCGTTGGTTTatttacaacaattacaaatatgGTAATGGAAAAAGAGTCAAAGATTCTCGAAGCAATGAAAATCATGGGATTACATTCACTTCCATATTATGTTTCAATTGCAATTTCATCATGTTATACAATTATTCCATCAACgataattgtaattgtagTATTAAAAGGTTCACAATTAATTTGGACAACACAATGGTATATTTTAAcgataattttaatactattttcaatttcattgattttattggcatttattttatcaaaatttttcaatCGTTCAAAATTTGCAGGtcttgtttgttttttaattgttttaattatgGCAGGAATTGGTATTGCTGTAAATCATATCAATGTTTCAACTACcgttaaattaattttttgtttactTTCACCGGTTGCAATCTCTTTAGCAAATTATTCAATGTCAATGAAAGATTTAGAATTAGTAAAAATTGTTAATCCAGATTGGTCAATTATCGTCTCAGAAAATCAAGTAATTGGTATGTTAATTTTAGATGTAGTTTTATATGCTGCATTAGTTTGgtatattgataatattatctCTGGTGAATTTGGTCAATCAAAAccattttatttctttttaactaAAAGTTATTGGTGTAAGAAAAATGccaatgaaaatgatttggTCGATTTATCAAAAGCAATTGAATCACCTTTATATTTAAGAAAAAAGGATttagattataataatagtcaagattttgaattaaatgaaattcatTCAAGTAAAGCAACAATCcaaattagaaaattaagaaaagaatttaaaactgGTGATGGTAAAAGAGTTGCTGTTGATGATCTTTCAATTGATATGTATCAAGATAGAATTCATTGTTTTTTAGGCCCAAATGGTTCTGGTAAATCAACTACAATTgg aatgTTAACTGGATTAATAACATGTACTAGAGGTAGTGCATTAATTAATGGATTGGATATTAATCAAaacattgatttaattagaaAGAATATTGGTGTTGTTTTACAACAAGATATTATTTGGGATAATTTAACAGTATTAGaacatttaatattttatgcACAATTAAAAggttattcaaatttaaaagaagcGAAAACCGAAGCAAAGAAAATGGGTATTGAAGTTGgtttagaattaaaattacataaTAAAGCTGGAACTTTATCAGGTggtcaaaaaagaaaattatgtCTTGGTATTGCATTTATTGgtccaaattcaaatattctTTTCCTTGATGAAGTTTCAAGTGGTTTAGATCCATTATCAAGATCAGAGGTTCAAGATTTTataattagtaaaaaaaaaggtaaaacaATTATACTTTCAACTCATTATATGGATGAAGCAGATTTACTTGGTGATACAATATCAATTATTGCACatggtaaattaaaatgtaatggttcaccattatttttaaagaatagaTTTGGTGTTGGTtatttattaacaataacaaaGAAATCCACTGAATTTAATAAGGATTCTGTTATggaaattacaaataaatatataaaacaaGCACATATTTTATCAGATGCAGGTACAGAGCTTAGTATTAGATTACCAATGGAATCATTACCAATGTTTTCACAATATTTTAAACATTTAGAAGATTGTAAAAATcaacttttaattgatagTTATGGTATTTCAATTTCGACATTGGAAGAGGTATTCTTAAAGATTGGTCAAGAAACATTAAAATCAACACCAAATTTCAATGATCCAGCAGTAAAAGAAGCATTATCAACCAAAAGTAGTGGAGTTAAAGTTggtcaacaattaaaaggtttattaataaaacgTATTTGTACaactaaaaaagattttaaatcatttatgtTTTCAATAGTTGTACCATTGATCATATTGGCTTTGGGATTGGTTATGTATAAAAATATGAGAACTATTGAAACATTTAATGATGTTACAACACCattaacattttcaattgatgattATGGTGATAATATTTATGTTCCATGGTCAATTTCTGGTCAAAATCAAGCTATTGAtttaagaattaaaaattcaattggtaaatcaaatcattcaaaattattaccagCTGATGAGCTAGAAGATTATTTAACATTAAATTATGAAGGTAATCCAGGTGCATTTGCATTTGGTAAAACCATTATAGAAGATATTGAAATGTTAAGTTTTAAAGTTTATTATAATAGAGATTATTTACATGCACTTccaatttatataaatttcgTTGATAATTTAATGCTTAGTAATTTAGGTGGAGTTGGTATTCAAACTACATCAAGACCATTTCAACATATTAAaagtaaatttgaattagcaactgaaaaaattaattttagtgcaattattttctttataattttaacatTGGCCGCTTTTGCTTTGGTTGTTGCATCACATGCTGGTAATATCGCTCAAGAAAGAGCTGCACGTATTAAACGTTTACTTTATATATcaggtttaaaaaaatatgtttattggttatcaaatttaatttgggATTATGTTTTAACCTTTATAATGGTGATTTTCCTTGCAGTTGTAGTTGTAATTATTGATTCAAAATTTAGAAACCAATTCCCATTATTCATTTGTGCTTTGGTTTTATTCGTTACTGCAATTATACCTCtaagttatttattttcttattgTTGGAGTTCACATGGTAAAGCAACTGGTTTTATATTTGGTATTCATTTTGGTATTGGTTTATTAATGACAGTTACATGTTTTATTCTTAGAATTTGGGTAATtaaagatgataatgatattttaCAAACAATAACAGATATTATCGATTTAgtattctttttcttttcaccATTTTATTGTTTCTCAAAAGTGATGgtaattatttcaaatttccCAGGTACAACTAGATTGGGTGAATCTTATATTGCAAATTATTGGGGtattaaatttggtttaCCACCAGTTTGCTTCCTCGCACTTCATACATTGGTTTGGACAATTTGGATTATGGTATTAGATTATTATCCAGAATTACGTGGTAAATATAGAAAAGGtagaaatgaaaaatcatcaccaccacctccaTCAGATGAAGATTCAGATGTGTCTCATGAAAGATCAAAagttttatcatttgaaactTCAAATGATCCAATTATAATGCGTGATTTCTTTAAACTTTATAAAGGAAAAGGTAAAGCAAAAGATAATCTTGCAGTTTATAAtacatcattatcaattccAAAAGGTCAAACATTTGGCCTTTTAGGTTTAAATGGTGCTGGTAAATCAACCACACTTGGTTGTCTTAGTGGTGAAGTTATACCTTCTGGTGGTGAAATTTTTGTAAATGGTTTCAATATTCAAACTCAAAGATTAGATGCTCTTCGTAGTGTTGGTTTTTGTCATCAATATAATAgtttaattggtttattaagTGCTCGTGAACAAATTAGACTTTATTGTAGAATTAAAGGTATTGAAGAGAGTAAAATCCAAGAAACAGTGGAAgcttttataaaaatgatggATCTAGGatcaattggtaattcaAATGTCGCTGGTTATTCAGGTggtaataaaagaaaagttGCTCTAAGTGTTGCAATCGTTGGTAATCCATCAGTTTGCTTTTTGGATGAAGTTAGTGCTGGTGTTGATCCAGTTGTTGCAAGATTCATGTGGAATGTTATCACTGAGttgaaaaaagataaagttaTCATTTTAACTACACACTCAATGTTGGAATGTTCAGCAGTATGTGATAGATTAACTATAATGAAATCAGGTAAAATGATGTGTCTTGGTTCAATTCAACatattaaagataaatttgGTTCAGGTTATTCAATCgatgttaaatttaaaaaagaatatctTTTATCTGGTATAAATTTATTCCAAAAAGAATTACCAAATGCAAAATTAGTTGATCATCATGATTTATCCGCAAGTTTTGAATTACCAAATTCTTTAGATTCACCAattcaattatcaaaaatattttcaattattgaaagaaatttaaaaccaattttaaatgattattcTGTTGGTCAAACTTCAATTGatcatatatttttaaaattaacaaatttaaatcaacaaaaaattaaaaatcaacaaaaagaatcaattgaaaatcatataattgatattaataataataataataataataataataatagttatttaaagaatcataaaaaaactaCAAGTAACAATAGTATATTAACCAATAATAGTACAACTAAAAATTTTGGTTCTTCAAACTTTTTAGATCTTGAATCAGATAAtacatatttaaataatttaaaatatttagaagatgatgattttaacATTGAAATGCCACCATACCAAAATTCacttaaaaaatcattttaa
- a CDS encoding hypothetical protein (Similar to Dictyostelium discoideum (Slime mold). hypothetical 127.0 kDa protein): MKKDFFLLFIIHLLIFLCNCQTNIPGDFPNYYLTILETSSEGNGTFSAYPSVSNQQICTFNYNALVQHRVIDGNVNTLVSSSNEIKIVPMSSSGDCKLFSLVGTFNTGTSISINLTANSEANFTINYTCNEVKISEIEVVILRPFVVYEHQMFLSSFMLKGMGGHIFNQIEVQTKDSGVMGSYTDVGGFLFIWNIFYIIDNINNPYWNITIALGNDNKTISFKSLYSEYSFEQLPQQLNELIFYPENYNNQTYSQFGFGSNPFLTTSFKSEVFPPFQFHFQTYAYPKPIKGSKSEMVFGLEFLGSNDPSHPFTNTLIIQNKTSIINSTIDSVCKIFPPPSFPEVGNRILLQGEEIFNFIVTKLEYYFSEFEFNYNGKSFIRGFPYGFYRGSNDNQTLSCSFNNPLFLSDPSFNLKIINGDQIVFNFDPIATICKSINTPPSIISYNFIPINSLTCLLTIEFKSDNGVYSINVGQETFGLESLTSGNSSMGTFEFIFNIIYSPINLRVTDSCGLFSSFNHGDIISMYPLLQYKVPDYLLNKFSYDTFNITFEKNEVNLLNKTGYNILYIDGNNLSRYNTLGILLYDQVSVTLYDLNFIDNVVPCEYNGIENRFECRLIIPKNNIYDYIRYVLVFGSGNRLMYSGNFPIFSTLKVSDSYLDNDGPIFSLIEKIDGIDFVSGIKQIGWNFTITDDLNGFEKGYIKVMGSLDSSTYEFNFTSLDFIEGDKWNGVYSLLINVSSACCSQTLTITNVILYDTNNIVSKFSIFPRKSWADTLTNPFRNYYKSGMNITKINISCDIELFPQDDSNPVILSTFNISTNILNVIGTNRDVTIDFSVIPSTSGLKLDQLPVVYIHANPNSLIDCKSKLKSHNQTLVVYSCTIEIPLGFGYPGNLLFSIYGFINNAGFYNGILSEDIELIGALNYIYTTLSLDEPTITSTSYIYSDTTQFQIFGRGLSKSFNVNIYYSTYNLTVPPKQTNSSFLTINIKPSKDPFKIQVETLNHKSNIFTIYPIYFDLDRNETNPTQSPTPTQSPTPTQSQSNLCKGNPQCGGPNQGVCSLNGCICFSPWMGSSCNSQIIIVPQPTINTTSPSTVIPIPNNSTDSSSLLYSTLISIVSLRELNFNGGQEKIFYFEKWIYSNINDYKSIYFTTIPSVNSNITVTLEWYNSSSIIKFANETFTMNPSSIKYTIEIDGYQFSNKLNSLQLVLSASLETNKEDVCSSKEFWSTDTTNKFLNTIDEPSSVQSFIGITIPNFSKNITIDPDFSVLFDYSKDSNSNCYSNSKLSGSQIAGIIIGSVLFVTIIIISIIYYIIKKRKQKIFLKNIGGKLQKINK; encoded by the exons atgaaaaaagatttttttcttttatttataatacatttattaatttttttatgtaaTTGTCAAACTAATATTCCTGGAGATTttccaaattattatttaacaaTTTTGGAAACAAGTTCAGAAGGAAATGGGACTTTCTCAGCATACCCTTCTGTTTCTAATCAGCAAATATGTACATTCAATTACAATGCATTGGTTCAACATCGAGTAATAGATGGTAACGTAAATACATTGGTATCATCATCGAATGAGATTAAAATAGTTCCAATGTCTAGCAGTGGTGATTGTAAACTATTTTCTTTAGTTGGTACTTTTAATACTGGTACATCTATTAGTATTAATTTGACTGCAAACTCTGAAGCAAACTTTACAATTAATTATACTTGTAAtg aggttAAAATTTCGGAAATTGAAGTTGTAATTTTAAGACCATTTGTTGTTTATGAACATCAAATGTTCCTTTCCTCATTTATGTTAAAAGGAATGGGTGGTcatatttttaatcaaatagAAGTCCAAACAAAAGATTCTGGTGTAATGGGTTCTTATACAGATGTTGgaggttttttatttatttggaaCATATTCtatataattgataatattaataatcccTATTGGAATATAACAATTGCTTTAggaaatgataataaaactatttcatttaaatctcTTTATTCAGAAT atTCGTTTGAACAATTAccacaacaattaaatgagttaatattttatccagaaaattataataatcaaacttATTCACAATTTGGTTTTGGATCTAATCCATTTTTAACAACAAGTTTCAAAAGTGAAGTTTTTCCTccatttcaatttcattttcaaaccTATGCTTACCCAAAACCTATTAAAGGATCAAAGAGTGAAATGGTTTTTGGTTTAGAATTTCTTGGTTCGAATGATCCATCTCATCCTTTTACCAATACCCttataattcaaaataaaacatcgataattaattcaacaattgaTTCAGTATGTAAAA TCTTCCCACCTCCTTCTTTTCCAGAGGTTGGAAATAGAATTTTATTACAAGGAgaagaaatttttaattttattgtaaCTAAATTagaatattatttttcagaatttgaatttaattataatggaaaatcatttattagaGGATTTCCTTATGGTTTTTATAGAGGTTCAAATGATAACCAAACACTTAGttgttcatttaataatccaTTATTCTTAAGTGACCCATcatttaatttgaaaattatcaatggagaccaaattgtttttaattttgatccAATAGCAACAATTT GTAAAAGTATTAATACTCCACCAAGTATAATaagttataattttataccaattaattcattaacaTGTTTATTAACTATAGAATTTAAATCTGATAATGGAGTTTATTCTATTAATGTTGGTCAAGAAACATTTGGTTTGGAATCACTCACCAGTGGTAATTCAAGTATGGGTacttttgaatttatttttaatattatttattcaccaattaatttaagAGTTACAGATTCCTGTggattattttcatcttttaatCATGGTGATATTATTTCAATGTATCCTTTACTTCAATATAAAGTTCCAgactatttattaaata aattttcatATGATACTTTTAATATaacatttgaaaaaaatgaagttaatttattaaataaaacggGGTATAATATTCTTTATATAGAtggaaataatttatcacgATATAATACATTaggtattttattatatgatCAAGTTTCAGTCACCCTTTATGATctaaattttattgataatgTAGTTCCTTGTGAATATAATGGTATAGAAAATAGATTTGAATGTAGATTAATTATTccaaaaaacaatatttatgATTATATTAGATATGTACTTGTATTTGGATCAGGTAATAGATTAATGTATTCTGGTAATTTTCCGATATTCTCAACATTAAAAGTTAGTGATTCAT atttggaTAATGATGGTCCAATTTTTAGTTTAATAGAAAAGATAGATGGTATTGATTTTGTATCAGGTATTAAACAAATTGGTTGGAATTTTACAATAACTGATGATTTAAATGGATTTGAAAAAGGATACATAAAAGTAATGGGTTCATTAGATAGTTCAACctatgaatttaattttacatcATTAGATTTTATTGAAGGAGATAAATGGAATGGAgtttattcattattaataaatgtatCTTCAGCATGTTGTTCTCAAACTTTAACAATTACAAATGTTATATTATATGATACAAATAATATCgtatcaaaattttcaatttttccTAGAAAATCCTGGGCAGATACTCTTACAAATCCatttagaaattattataaaagtGGAATGAATATAACAAAGATCAATATATCTTgtgatattgaattatttccACAAGATGATTCAAATCCCGTAATATTATCAACATTTAACATTTccacaaatattttaaatgtaatTGGTACAAATAGGGATGTaacaattgatttttcagTTATACCCTCAACATCAGGTTTAAAATTAGATCAATTACCAGTGGTTTATATTCATGCTAAcccaaattctttaattgattgtaaatcaaaattaaaaagtcaTAATCAAACATTAGTTGTTTATTCATGTACTATTGAAATTCCACTTGGATTTGGGTATCctggtaatttattattttcaatttatggATTCATTAATAATGCAGGTTTTTATAATGGAATTTTATCAGAAGATATTGAACTAATTGGAGCActcaattatatttatacaaCACTATCATTGGATGAACCAACAATCACTTCAACATCATACATTTATTCTGATACAacccaatttcaaatttttggTAGAGGTTTATCTAAAAGTTTTAatgttaatatttattattctaCATATAATTTAACAGTACCTCCAAAACAAACTAATAGTTCATTTTTAACAATAAATATTAAGCCATCAAAAGATCCATTTAAAATTCAAGTTGAAACATTAAAtcataaatcaaatatttttacaatttatccaatttattttgatttagaTCGTAATGAAACAAATCCAACTCAATCACCAACTCCAACTCAATCACCAACTCCAACTCAATCTCAAAGTAATTTATGCAAAGGTAATCCTCAATGTGGTGGTCCAAACCAAGGAGTATGTAGTTTAAATGGTTGTATTTGTTTTTCACCTTGGATGGGTTCATCTTGTAATTCtcaaattataattgtaCCACAACCAACAATTAATACAACAAGCCCATCAACTGTGATTCCAATACCTAATAATTCAACAGATTCATCAAGTTTATTATATAGtacattaatttcaattgtatcattaagagaattaaattttaatggtGGTCaagaaaaaatattttattttgaaaaatggatttattcaaatattaatgattataaaagtatttattttacaaCAATCCCATCagtaaattcaaatataacAGTAACATTAGAATGGTATAATTCAagttcaattattaaatttgcaAATGAAACTTTTACAATGAACCCGTCAAGTATTAAAtatacaattgaaattgatgggtatcaattttcaaataaattaaatagtcTTCAATTGGTTTTATCAGCATCATTAGAAACTAATAAAGAAGATGTTTGTTCATCTAAAGAATTTTGGTCAACTGATACTACTa aTAAATTTCTTAATACAATTGATGAACCTTCATCAGTTCAATCATTCATTGGTATTACAATtccaaatttttcaaaaaatattaccATTGACCCAGACTTTTCTGTTCTTTTTGATTATTCTAAAGATTCAAACTCAAATTgttattcaaattcaaaactATCAGGTTCTCAAATTGCCGGTATTATAATTGGTTCTGTATTGTttgtaacaataataataatatcaattatctattacattattaaaaaaagaaaacaaaaaatatttttaaaaaatattggaGGTAaacttcaaaaaataaataaataa